The Sorex araneus isolate mSorAra2 chromosome 5, mSorAra2.pri, whole genome shotgun sequence genome has a segment encoding these proteins:
- the HNRNPH3 gene encoding heterogeneous nuclear ribonucleoprotein H3 isoform X1 — MDWVMKHNGPNDASDGTVRLRGLPFGCSKEEIVQFFQGLEIVPNGITLTMDYQGRSTGEAFVQFASKEIAENALGKHKERIGHRYIEIFRSSRSEIKGFYDPPRRLLGQRPGPYDRPIGGRGGYYGAGRGSMYDRMRRGGDGYDGGYGGFDDYGGYNNYGYGNDGFDDRMRDGRGMGGHGYGGAGDASSGFHGGHFVHMRGLPFRATENDIANFFSPLNPIRVHIDIGADGRATGEADVEFVTHEDAVAAMSKDKNNMQHRYIELFLNSTPGGGSGMGGSGMGGYGRDGMDNQGAYGSVGRMGMGNNYSGGYGTPDGLGGYGRGGGGSGGYYGQGGMSGGGWRGMY; from the exons ATGGATTGGGTTATGAAACATAATGGTCCAAATGACGCTAGTGATGGGACAGTACGACTTCGTGGATTGCCATTTGGTTGCAGCAAAGAGGAAATAGTTCAGTTCTTTCAAG GGTTGGAAATCGTGCCAAATGGGATAACATTGACGATGGACTACCAGGGGAGAAGCACAGGGGAGGCCTTCGTGCAGTTTGCTTCAAAGGAGATAGCAGAAAATGCTCTGGGGAAACACAAGGAAAGAATAGGGCACAG gtATATTGAGATCTTCAGGAGTAGCAGGAGTGAAATCAAAGGATTTTATGATCCTCCAAGAAGATTGCTGGGACAGCGACCGGGACCATATGATAGACCAATAGGAGGAAGAGGGGGTTATTATGGAGCTGGGCGTGGAAGTATGTATGACAGAATGCGACGAGGAGGTGATGGATATGATGGTG GTTATGGAGGTTTTGATGACTATGGTGGCTATAATAATTATGGCTATGGAAATGATGGTTTTGATGACAGAATGAGAGATGGAAGAG GTATGGGAGGACATGGCTATGGTGGAGCTGGTGATGCAAGTTCAGGTTTTCATGGCGGTCACTTTGTACATATGAGAGGATTACCTTTTCGGGCAACTGAGAATGACATCGCTAAT TTCTTCTCACCACTAAATCCAATACGAGTTCATATTGATATTGGAGCAGATGGCAGAGCAACAGGAGAAGCAGATGTAGAATTTGTGACACATGAAGATGCAGTAGCTGCCATgtctaaagataaaaataacatgC aaCACCGATATATTGAACTCTTCTTGAATTCTACTCCTGGAGGTGGCTCTGGAATGGGAGGCTCTGGAATGGGAGGCTATGGAAGAGATGGAATGG ataatcaaGGAGCTTATGGTTCAGTAGGAAGAATGGGAATGGGGAACAATTACAGTGGAGGATATGGTACTCCTGATGGCTTGGGTGGTTATG gTCGTGGTGGTGGAGGCAGTGGAGGTTACTATGGCCAAGGTGGCATGAGTGGCGGTGGATGGCGTGGAATGTATTAA
- the HNRNPH3 gene encoding heterogeneous nuclear ribonucleoprotein H3 isoform X2 has translation MDWVMKHNGPNDASDGTVRLRGLPFGCSKEEIVQFFQGLEIVPNGITLTMDYQGRSTGEAFVQFASKEIAENALGKHKERIGHRYIEIFRSSRSEIKGFYDPPRRLLGQRPGPYDRPIGGRGGYYGAGRGSYGGFDDYGGYNNYGYGNDGFDDRMRDGRGMGGHGYGGAGDASSGFHGGHFVHMRGLPFRATENDIANFFSPLNPIRVHIDIGADGRATGEADVEFVTHEDAVAAMSKDKNNMQHRYIELFLNSTPGGGSGMGGSGMGGYGRDGMDNQGAYGSVGRMGMGNNYSGGYGTPDGLGGYGRGGGGSGGYYGQGGMSGGGWRGMY, from the exons ATGGATTGGGTTATGAAACATAATGGTCCAAATGACGCTAGTGATGGGACAGTACGACTTCGTGGATTGCCATTTGGTTGCAGCAAAGAGGAAATAGTTCAGTTCTTTCAAG GGTTGGAAATCGTGCCAAATGGGATAACATTGACGATGGACTACCAGGGGAGAAGCACAGGGGAGGCCTTCGTGCAGTTTGCTTCAAAGGAGATAGCAGAAAATGCTCTGGGGAAACACAAGGAAAGAATAGGGCACAG gtATATTGAGATCTTCAGGAGTAGCAGGAGTGAAATCAAAGGATTTTATGATCCTCCAAGAAGATTGCTGGGACAGCGACCGGGACCATATGATAGACCAATAGGAGGAAGAGGGGGTTATTATGGAGCTGGGCGTGGAA GTTATGGAGGTTTTGATGACTATGGTGGCTATAATAATTATGGCTATGGAAATGATGGTTTTGATGACAGAATGAGAGATGGAAGAG GTATGGGAGGACATGGCTATGGTGGAGCTGGTGATGCAAGTTCAGGTTTTCATGGCGGTCACTTTGTACATATGAGAGGATTACCTTTTCGGGCAACTGAGAATGACATCGCTAAT TTCTTCTCACCACTAAATCCAATACGAGTTCATATTGATATTGGAGCAGATGGCAGAGCAACAGGAGAAGCAGATGTAGAATTTGTGACACATGAAGATGCAGTAGCTGCCATgtctaaagataaaaataacatgC aaCACCGATATATTGAACTCTTCTTGAATTCTACTCCTGGAGGTGGCTCTGGAATGGGAGGCTCTGGAATGGGAGGCTATGGAAGAGATGGAATGG ataatcaaGGAGCTTATGGTTCAGTAGGAAGAATGGGAATGGGGAACAATTACAGTGGAGGATATGGTACTCCTGATGGCTTGGGTGGTTATG gTCGTGGTGGTGGAGGCAGTGGAGGTTACTATGGCCAAGGTGGCATGAGTGGCGGTGGATGGCGTGGAATGTATTAA
- the HNRNPH3 gene encoding heterogeneous nuclear ribonucleoprotein H3 isoform X3, with protein MYDRMRRGGDGYDGGYGGFDDYGGYNNYGYGNDGFDDRMRDGRGMGGHGYGGAGDASSGFHGGHFVHMRGLPFRATENDIANFFSPLNPIRVHIDIGADGRATGEADVEFVTHEDAVAAMSKDKNNMQHRYIELFLNSTPGGGSGMGGSGMGGYGRDGMDNQGAYGSVGRMGMGNNYSGGYGTPDGLGGYGRGGGGSGGYYGQGGMSGGGWRGMY; from the exons ATGTATGACAGAATGCGACGAGGAGGTGATGGATATGATGGTG GTTATGGAGGTTTTGATGACTATGGTGGCTATAATAATTATGGCTATGGAAATGATGGTTTTGATGACAGAATGAGAGATGGAAGAG GTATGGGAGGACATGGCTATGGTGGAGCTGGTGATGCAAGTTCAGGTTTTCATGGCGGTCACTTTGTACATATGAGAGGATTACCTTTTCGGGCAACTGAGAATGACATCGCTAAT TTCTTCTCACCACTAAATCCAATACGAGTTCATATTGATATTGGAGCAGATGGCAGAGCAACAGGAGAAGCAGATGTAGAATTTGTGACACATGAAGATGCAGTAGCTGCCATgtctaaagataaaaataacatgC aaCACCGATATATTGAACTCTTCTTGAATTCTACTCCTGGAGGTGGCTCTGGAATGGGAGGCTCTGGAATGGGAGGCTATGGAAGAGATGGAATGG ataatcaaGGAGCTTATGGTTCAGTAGGAAGAATGGGAATGGGGAACAATTACAGTGGAGGATATGGTACTCCTGATGGCTTGGGTGGTTATG gTCGTGGTGGTGGAGGCAGTGGAGGTTACTATGGCCAAGGTGGCATGAGTGGCGGTGGATGGCGTGGAATGTATTAA